One window of Ziziphus jujuba cultivar Dongzao chromosome 5, ASM3175591v1 genomic DNA carries:
- the LOC107420216 gene encoding uncharacterized protein LOC107420216 isoform X2: MLEAVESSVNGGFAQLQSCGDSSEEELSVLPRHTKVVVTGNNRTKSVLVGLQGVVKKAVGLGGWHWLVLTNGIEVKLQRNALSVIEAPTGNEEEDDLDFENMQWNGSDMASDDTQKSHRSRHRVHKSSGSSHKTMCRSLSCDSQSKGSISTPRGSTKVDLSKLEMAALWRYWRHFNLVDAFPNPSKEQLVDVVQRHFMSQQIDELQVIVGFVQAAKRLKTVCK; the protein is encoded by the exons ATGCTTGAAGCGGTGGAGAGTTCCGTCAATGGGGGTTTCGCACAATTGCAGAGCTGTGGTGACAGTAGTGAGGAGGAGCTTTCTGTGCTTCCTCGTCACACCAAAGTGGTGGTGACTGGGAATAACCGGACAAAGTCTGTTCTTGTGGGTCTCCAAGGCGTGGTCAAGAAGGCTGTTGGGTTAGGAGGGTGGCATTGGCTG GTACTTACAAATGGCATAGAAGTGAAGCTGCAGAGGAATGCCCTCAGTGTGATTGAAGCTCCCACCGGCAATGAGGAAGAAGATGACCTTGATTTTGAGAACATGCAGTGGAATGGATCAGATATGG CATCCGATGACACCCAAAAGTCGCATAGATCAAGGCACAGAGTGCACAAATCATCGGGGTCTTCTCATAAGACAATGTGCAGATCTCTTTCTTGTGACTCCCAATCTAAAGGGTCTATTTCTACACCTCGTGGGTCCACG AAAGTTGACCTAAGCAAACTGGAGATGGCTGCTTTGTGGAGATACTGGCGACACTTCAATCTT GTGGATGCTTTTCCTAATCCATCTAAAGAGCAGCTAGTAGATGTTGTTCAGAGGCACTTCATGTCGCAG CAAATCGATGAGTTACAGGTCATTGTTGGGTTTGTTCAGGCGGCAAAGAGACTGAAGACAGTTTGCAAATGA
- the LOC107420216 gene encoding uncharacterized protein LOC107420216 isoform X1 yields MLEAVESSVNGGFAQLQSCGDSSEEELSVLPRHTKVVVTGNNRTKSVLVGLQGVVKKAVGLGGWHWLVLTNGIEVKLQRNALSVIEAPTGNEEEDDLDFENMQWNGSDMASDDTQKSHRSRHRVHKSSGSSHKTMCRSLSCDSQSKGSISTPRGSTTSALQKVDLSKLEMAALWRYWRHFNLVDAFPNPSKEQLVDVVQRHFMSQQIDELQVIVGFVQAAKRLKTVCK; encoded by the exons ATGCTTGAAGCGGTGGAGAGTTCCGTCAATGGGGGTTTCGCACAATTGCAGAGCTGTGGTGACAGTAGTGAGGAGGAGCTTTCTGTGCTTCCTCGTCACACCAAAGTGGTGGTGACTGGGAATAACCGGACAAAGTCTGTTCTTGTGGGTCTCCAAGGCGTGGTCAAGAAGGCTGTTGGGTTAGGAGGGTGGCATTGGCTG GTACTTACAAATGGCATAGAAGTGAAGCTGCAGAGGAATGCCCTCAGTGTGATTGAAGCTCCCACCGGCAATGAGGAAGAAGATGACCTTGATTTTGAGAACATGCAGTGGAATGGATCAGATATGG CATCCGATGACACCCAAAAGTCGCATAGATCAAGGCACAGAGTGCACAAATCATCGGGGTCTTCTCATAAGACAATGTGCAGATCTCTTTCTTGTGACTCCCAATCTAAAGGGTCTATTTCTACACCTCGTGGGTCCACG ACATCTGCCTTGCAGAAAGTTGACCTAAGCAAACTGGAGATGGCTGCTTTGTGGAGATACTGGCGACACTTCAATCTT GTGGATGCTTTTCCTAATCCATCTAAAGAGCAGCTAGTAGATGTTGTTCAGAGGCACTTCATGTCGCAG CAAATCGATGAGTTACAGGTCATTGTTGGGTTTGTTCAGGCGGCAAAGAGACTGAAGACAGTTTGCAAATGA